Proteins co-encoded in one Candidatus Poribacteria bacterium genomic window:
- a CDS encoding phytanoyl-CoA dioxygenase family protein, giving the protein MTQWQPTASQKAQYETEGYFIERNVISEDLATQLRGVIRNVLMLPNAGEFADYDPMDPMQDSPEGRIARFRKLANFCVESPLIWHNIHTGPTVLNIARYFLGDNIIVKFNSCFLKPAHTGAATPWHQDNGLWRDGDTESFNIWIPLEPATRENGCMQFIPGSHKTEVVEHVLYADSIHGEIPRKVVPGMIKKHGVHHIALDTGDAVIWHSSMWHYSPPNPSEKSRIAIAGVLTNPEITKKNKRHFPNAKWAMKNGEICTQFPPEPIPKWIETNAPFQPFPPAKD; this is encoded by the coding sequence ATGACGCAATGGCAACCAACCGCTTCACAAAAAGCACAGTACGAGACTGAAGGCTATTTTATCGAACGCAATGTTATCTCAGAAGACTTGGCAACACAACTCCGTGGTGTCATTCGCAACGTTCTTATGCTACCCAACGCTGGCGAGTTCGCCGATTACGATCCCATGGATCCGATGCAGGACTCACCAGAAGGACGTATCGCACGCTTTCGGAAACTCGCTAACTTTTGTGTCGAATCACCACTGATATGGCACAACATTCATACCGGGCCCACAGTACTCAACATCGCACGCTATTTTCTTGGCGATAACATCATTGTGAAGTTCAACAGCTGCTTTTTGAAACCGGCGCACACAGGTGCAGCAACGCCGTGGCACCAAGACAATGGACTCTGGCGCGATGGCGATACGGAGTCTTTCAATATCTGGATACCCCTTGAACCCGCAACTCGGGAAAATGGATGCATGCAGTTCATTCCGGGTAGCCACAAAACTGAGGTTGTTGAACACGTCTTATATGCCGATAGCATTCATGGCGAAATTCCGCGCAAAGTCGTTCCGGGAATGATTAAAAAACACGGCGTACATCATATTGCGTTGGATACTGGAGATGCCGTCATTTGGCACAGTAGTATGTGGCATTACAGCCCACCGAATCCGAGTGAGAAGAGCCGTATTGCGATTGCTGGTGTCCTGACAAATCCAGAGATCACCAAGAAAAACAAACGCCACTTTCCTAACGCCAAATGGGCGATGAAAAACGGTGAAATCTGCACACAATTTCCACCGGAACCCATTCCGAAGTGGATCGAAACTAACGCACCTTTTCAACCGTTTCCACCCGCTAAGGACTAA
- a CDS encoding peroxiredoxin family protein encodes MKSKAIRTHLINPKRYIPFLSTGNSVGFLVIVAVISLCLACDNAERTTQIITAPEEAAEQLPQGEGLDIGALAPDFSLPDSKGKTHNFSQYRGQNLVIVFYRTGTUANCRAQLGELQEGYEDIQAEGAALIAISADPLTLVDSTRKTLKITYPLLVDTDKVTITAYNVIDPSDPDIARAATYIVNQEGRIASKFLDAVGNRTGPDHILAELNEL; translated from the coding sequence ATGAAATCCAAAGCGATAAGAACTCATCTCATAAATCCGAAACGATATATCCCGTTCCTGAGTACCGGCAATTCAGTTGGTTTCTTAGTCATAGTGGCGGTCATTTCCTTATGTCTCGCTTGCGACAACGCCGAACGGACGACACAAATTATAACCGCACCAGAGGAGGCAGCTGAGCAGCTTCCTCAGGGCGAAGGATTGGATATCGGTGCATTGGCACCTGATTTTTCGTTGCCAGATAGCAAAGGAAAGACCCACAATTTCTCGCAATATCGCGGACAGAATCTCGTCATTGTCTTCTACCGCACTGGCACCTGAGCCAATTGTCGTGCGCAGCTCGGTGAGTTGCAAGAAGGCTACGAAGACATCCAAGCCGAAGGCGCGGCACTCATAGCAATCAGTGCCGACCCACTAACGCTTGTTGACTCAACACGAAAGACTCTTAAAATCACGTATCCGCTGCTCGTGGATACAGACAAAGTGACAATTACCGCTTATAATGTTATTGATCCAAGCGACCCGGATATTGCGCGTGCAGCGACTTACATTGTTAATCAGGAGGGTCGGATCGCATCGAAATTTTTGGATGCTGTTGGAAATCGCACGGGTCCTGACCATATTCTCGCAGAACTAAACGAATTATAA
- a CDS encoding sugar phosphate isomerase/epimerase yields MIDVCFFADEVSKTDFEEAIKLGVEAGANTVEVRGGVWGKHVTEIDDDDVRRVQDVLSTYNVRVASVGSPFGKCAIDDPEEYDQHRKHFDRMVTLAHAFDTEVIRGFTFWNPNRRIKGAPRPDINDYMERIVEKLALVVPVAESADVTLCFENESACLAGSCEETRAVINALGNSRALTSCWDINNGLHCGENPLPEGYAHIKGLVRHVHVKPNTEKNLNPIGDTELTYEQILKTLAADGFTGSASIEHWGQPEDMLKGIRQLRAVVDAM; encoded by the coding sequence ATGATTGATGTCTGCTTTTTTGCTGACGAAGTTTCTAAAACCGATTTTGAGGAAGCCATCAAGCTCGGCGTTGAAGCCGGTGCTAACACTGTTGAAGTCCGCGGCGGGGTTTGGGGTAAACATGTAACCGAAATCGACGATGACGATGTCCGCCGCGTTCAAGATGTACTCAGCACTTATAATGTCCGAGTTGCCAGTGTTGGGTCGCCTTTCGGGAAATGCGCCATCGACGATCCCGAAGAGTATGATCAACACCGAAAGCACTTCGACCGGATGGTGACATTAGCACACGCCTTTGATACCGAAGTCATCCGTGGGTTTACGTTCTGGAATCCGAACCGCCGCATTAAAGGGGCACCGCGTCCAGATATTAACGATTATATGGAGCGCATCGTCGAGAAACTCGCGCTTGTTGTTCCCGTAGCAGAGAGTGCTGACGTTACGCTCTGCTTTGAAAACGAAAGCGCGTGTCTCGCTGGAAGCTGCGAAGAGACACGGGCTGTCATCAACGCGCTCGGAAATAGCCGAGCCCTCACCTCTTGTTGGGACATTAACAACGGGTTACACTGCGGAGAAAATCCCTTGCCGGAAGGGTACGCCCATATCAAAGGATTGGTGCGGCATGTGCATGTAAAACCGAATACCGAGAAAAACCTTAATCCGATCGGCGACACGGAATTGACCTATGAGCAGATCCTGAAGACGTTAGCTGCTGACGGATTCACTGGTTCAGCAAGCATTGAACACTGGGGGCAACCCGAAGATATGTTGAAAGGTATACGGCAACTCCGCGCTGTCGTCGATGCAATGTAA
- a CDS encoding GDSL-type esterase/lipase family protein → MQLKPDAPQLTWQGSVSLQKTEDWVMPWRTPHPMHVLFPEPLLERSAMPAGVRISFQSNTTRVSGNIMPQNESGILDLCCDGEVVASLDLTQKDSFSFEGLSNGKKLIELWLPQFGQFQLRSLEIDDGATLQAFTDTRPRWITYGSSITQCRTAASPTQTWPAIVARESGLNLTCLGYGGQCHLDAMVARMIRDLPADYISMCLGINIQGASSLGPRAFRPAIIGAVQIVREKHPDIPLVLMSPICSPPREATPNAVGFHLKGMREEVQAAAEALQAHGDKHIYYVDGLSVFGADYVHLLPDDLHPDAEGYRVMGKNFVTEVASKFFA, encoded by the coding sequence ATGCAACTGAAGCCAGATGCGCCACAATTGACTTGGCAGGGAAGCGTCTCCCTACAGAAAACTGAAGACTGGGTGATGCCATGGCGGACACCGCACCCGATGCACGTTCTATTCCCGGAACCGCTCCTTGAACGCTCAGCAATGCCCGCAGGGGTTCGTATCAGCTTCCAGAGCAATACCACACGGGTTTCGGGCAATATTATGCCACAAAATGAAAGTGGTATACTTGACCTCTGTTGTGACGGTGAAGTCGTAGCGTCGCTTGACCTAACACAGAAAGACAGCTTCAGCTTTGAAGGCTTGTCCAATGGGAAAAAACTGATTGAATTATGGCTGCCACAATTCGGACAGTTTCAACTCCGCAGCTTGGAGATAGATGATGGAGCAACCTTGCAGGCGTTTACTGATACGCGACCTCGGTGGATAACTTATGGCAGCTCCATCACGCAGTGTCGGACAGCAGCATCACCCACACAGACGTGGCCAGCGATTGTTGCACGTGAAAGTGGTTTGAATTTAACCTGTCTCGGTTACGGCGGGCAGTGCCATCTCGATGCAATGGTGGCGCGAATGATTCGTGATTTACCTGCTGATTATATCTCAATGTGTCTGGGTATCAACATTCAAGGTGCGTCCAGTTTGGGACCGCGGGCGTTCCGTCCTGCGATTATCGGTGCGGTTCAAATTGTCCGTGAGAAGCACCCAGATATACCACTCGTCCTGATGTCCCCTATCTGCTCGCCACCGCGGGAGGCAACACCGAACGCCGTAGGATTCCATCTGAAAGGGATGCGTGAAGAGGTACAAGCGGCTGCCGAAGCTCTCCAAGCACACGGGGATAAGCACATCTATTACGTTGATGGGTTAAGTGTATTCGGGGCGGACTACGTTCATCTGCTTCCAGATGACCTACATCCCGATGCGGAAGGCTACCGAGTTATGGGTAAGAATTTCGTAACCGAAGTTGCCAGCAAATTCTTCGCATAA
- a CDS encoding Gfo/Idh/MocA family oxidoreductase: MEPVKVGVIGCGVIGSRHLSIASKASHIELVAAADLIEANRAAAERFNPSKVYEDGNDLLNDDEIEAVVLAFPTQYRTKVALRAFEKGKHVLIEKPIAMNAAEVEQLIAARGDLVSGCCSSRSRFNPAARLATQLITTGGLGALRTVHCRAIMGCREKPDTPRPAWRLTKALNGGGILVNWGCYDLDYLLGLTGWQLKPQSVFAQTWTVPSVFQSHIAPGSDAETHYTALIRCEDDIVLSVERGEFMTMHSHADWEVIGSEGSLKLTMRDEEPENVIYNRTTTEAGVESTTLAEAGDAPESLHSTPLSDFAAAIRENRQPLTNLENSLVVQKITDAIYASAETGGVIKIGG; this comes from the coding sequence ATGGAACCCGTAAAAGTAGGTGTAATTGGGTGTGGTGTCATTGGAAGCAGACACCTGAGCATTGCATCTAAGGCATCACACATTGAGTTGGTCGCTGCGGCAGATTTGATTGAGGCGAATAGGGCAGCTGCTGAACGCTTCAATCCGTCCAAGGTGTATGAAGACGGTAATGATTTACTTAATGACGATGAAATTGAAGCGGTTGTTCTTGCATTTCCGACGCAGTATCGGACTAAAGTAGCCTTGCGGGCGTTCGAGAAAGGCAAGCACGTTCTGATTGAGAAACCGATTGCAATGAATGCTGCTGAGGTTGAACAACTCATCGCTGCGCGCGGAGACTTGGTCTCAGGATGTTGCTCTTCGCGGAGTCGCTTCAATCCAGCGGCTCGACTCGCAACGCAGCTGATCACAACAGGTGGTTTGGGAGCACTTCGGACTGTCCACTGTCGCGCCATTATGGGATGCCGAGAGAAACCCGACACACCGAGACCTGCCTGGCGACTTACTAAGGCTCTCAACGGTGGTGGTATCTTGGTTAATTGGGGATGTTACGACCTCGACTATCTGCTCGGTCTTACGGGGTGGCAGCTCAAACCACAAAGCGTATTCGCACAGACATGGACGGTGCCGTCAGTATTCCAATCGCATATTGCCCCCGGTTCCGATGCCGAAACGCACTATACTGCCCTTATTCGGTGTGAAGACGACATTGTGCTGAGCGTAGAACGCGGTGAATTCATGACGATGCACTCACATGCAGATTGGGAAGTGATCGGGTCAGAAGGTTCTCTGAAGTTAACCATGCGTGATGAGGAGCCAGAAAACGTTATCTATAATCGTACAACAACAGAGGCGGGTGTGGAGTCTACAACTCTCGCTGAAGCCGGTGATGCACCCGAATCACTACATAGCACGCCGTTGTCTGATTTCGCTGCTGCTATCCGGGAAAACCGGCAACCTCTGACAAATTTGGAGAATTCGCTTGTCGTTCAAAAAATAACGGACGCTATTTATGCCTCTGCAGAGACAGGAGGGGTCATAAAGATAGGGGGATAA